A stretch of the Erythrolamprus reginae isolate rEryReg1 unplaced genomic scaffold, rEryReg1.hap1 H_34, whole genome shotgun sequence genome encodes the following:
- the LOC139155621 gene encoding ABHD16B-like yields MHLLENKPRLPMCVFCFPKALGRVFKAYFTASYHFDFANWPVEFRWDEAGGSSLPATQGNHGKSRKHSSTIKVVPGACPPELAFEADPCGHRSNSWSLLSSLKQFPSRVASYVMAHSLGRWLLYPGSVFLLNQALLPILAKGQTRLLQEYNGKRAKLVARDGNKIDTMFVDRRTRVNVAGKERGNRLVICCEGNVSFYQWGCLFTPLKTGYSVLGWNHPGFAGSTGQPYPKNDANAVDVVMKYAVLRLGFRVEDIVMYGWSLGGYSATCAAMSYPKLGALILDATFDDLLPLALNVMPKSWNKLVVRTVKEHFNLNVGEQLCKYCGPVLLIRRTKDEVISTCPVGLEDQIANLRCNRANQLLIQLLRHRYPYVMSQEGLDAVQDWLRAFNPKQEEALYQRYQVSNDWCLKELQSYKSSLGLRDHFPWQVGKYSQRREKQQLAVYLAGKHLKNVEATHWSLLKPDDFQMPWRL; encoded by the coding sequence atgcACCTCCTAGAGAATAAGCCTCGCCTCCCTATGTGCGTCTTCTGTTTCCCCAAAGCTCTCGGCCGGGTTTTTAAAGCCTATTTTACAGCCAGCTATCACTTTGATTTCGCGAACTGGCCGGTGGAATTCCGATGGGACGAAGCAGGAGGCAGCAGCCTTCCGGCAACTCAAGGCAACCATGGCAAGTCCCGTAAGCACTCTTCTACCATCAAGGTGGTGCCAGGAGCGTGTCCCCCAGAACTGGCGTTTGAGGCGGATCCTTGTGGGCATCGGAGTAACTCATGGAGCCTGCTCAGCAGCCTGAAACAGTTCCCCAGCCGAGTCGCCAGCTACGTCATGGCTCACTCCTTGGGCCGCTGGCTGTTGTACCCAGGATCGGTCTTCCTTTTGAACCAAGCCCTGCTCCCAATCTTGGCTAAGGGTCAGACTCGCCTCTTGCAAGAGTACAACGGGAAGCGAGCGAAGCTGGTAGCCCGGGATGGGAATAAGATCGATACCATGTTTGTGGACCGAAGAACCAGGGTGAACGTCGCCGGAAAAGAACGAGGGAACCGCCTCGTGATCTGCTGCGAGGGGAACGTCAGTTTCTATCAATGGGGCTGCCTATTCACCCCCTTGAAGACAGGCTACTCGGTGTTGGGGTGGAACCACCCTGGCTTTGCCGGAAGCACTGGGCAACCCTACCCGAAGAACGACGCCAATGCCGTAGATGTGGTGATGAAGTATGCTGTGCTCCGCTTGGGCTTCCGGGTGGAGGACATTGTCATGTACGGGTGGTCCTTAGGGGGTTATTCGGCCACCTGCGCCGCCATGTCCTACCCGAAGCTGGGCGCCTTGATACTGGATGCCACCTTCGACGACCTGCTCCCGTTGGCTCTCAACGTCATGCCCAAGAGTTGGAATAAGCTGGTGGTTCGGACGGTGAAGGAGCACTTCAACCTCAACGTAGGGGAACAGCTGTGCAAGTACTGCGGCCCCGTCTTGCTCATCCGCAGGACGAAGGATGAAGTCATCAGCACCTGCCCGGTGGGTCTGGAGGACCAGATTGCCAATCTCCGATGCAACAGAGCCAACCAGCTCCTGATCCAGTTGCTGCGGCACCGATATCCGTACGTCATGTCCCAGGAAGGGCTGGACGCCGTCCAGGACTGGCTCAGGGCCTTCAACCCCAAGCAGGAAGAGGCCCTTTACCAACGCTACCAAGTGAGCAACGATTGGTGTCTGAAGGAACTTCAGAGCTACAAGTCCAGCCTGGGGTTGAGAGACCACTTCCCTTGGCAGGTCGGGAAGTACAGCCAGCGCCGAGAAAAGCAACAGTTGGCCGTTTACTTAGCCGGGAAGCACCTGAAGAATGTGGAGGCCACGCACTGGTCTCTCCTGAAGCCCGACGACTTCCAAATGCCGTGGCGATTGtag
- the LOC139155622 gene encoding ABHD16B-like — MCFKMGMCLKIKDSYSFKKWPVEYSWDEDSKSSGGSSNNDKSDSSHKHTLLGVATAAQDGETQKVKISTLHHMKRASGIWIRYTFAHTIGRWLLYPGSICLFNKVPLKLLVNGRTRLMEDFHGKRAKLVACDGNKIDTMFVDRRGKSCGKLGTRLVISCEGNGSFYEVGCFVTPLKAGYSVLGWNHPGFGRSSGKPYPQNDINAMDVVLRYATHRLKFSLEDIVIYGYSLGSYTATWAAMSYPELGALVLDASFDSLLPLVTKLVTKQVRKLVLQTVKENFNLNVADMLCHYQGPVLLIRRTFDEITTTQFNLETHLPMIQTNRANELLFQILRCRYPNIISGVEDVVHQLLTADCPRVEHFIYYHFYRVDDNWCIDQLKTYLSILGRKAEFPWKVGSDLTSARKKHMALFLAKKHLKNVDITHGRTLPPEDFELPWKL, encoded by the coding sequence ATGTGTTTCAAAATGGGGATGTGCCTGAAGATCAAGGACAGTTATTCCTTCAAGAAATGGCCGGTGGAGTATTCCTGGGATGAGGACAGCAAAAgtagcggcggcagcagcaacaACGACAAGAGCGACAGTAGCCACAAGCACACTCTGCTAGGTGTGGCCACAGCCGCCCAGGATGGAGAGACCCAGAAGGTCAAAATTAGCACCCTCCACCACATGAAGCGGGCATCTGGCATCTGGATCAGGTACACCTTTGCTCATACCATCGGCCGCTGGCTACTTTACCCCGGCTCCATCTGTCTCTTCAACAAGGTCCCGCTGAAGTTGCTGGTGAACGGGAGGACCCGCCTGATGGAGGACTTTCACGGGAAGCGGGCCAAGCTGGTGGCTTGCGATGGGAATAAGATCGACACAATGTTTGTGGACCGGCGCGGGAAGAGCTGTGGGAAGCTGGGAACGCGGCTGGTGATCAGCTGCGAAGGGAACGGCAGTTTTTATGAAGTGGGGTGCTTCGTCACCCCGTTGAAGGCGGGGTACTCTGTCCTGGGATGGAACCACCCTGGTTTCGGCAGGAGCTCGGGGAAGCCGTACCCCCAGAATGACATCAACGCCATGGACGTGGTCCTCCGGTACGCGACACACCGTCTGAAATTTAGCCTGGAGGACATCGTCATCTACGGGTACTCCTTGGGGAGCTATACCGCGACGTGGGCTGCCATGTCTTACCCGGAGCTGGGGGCCCTGGTTCTCGACGCCTCCTTTGATAGCTTGCTCCCTTTGGTCACCAAGCTGGTCACTAAGCAGGTGAGGAAGCTCGTCCTTCAGACGGTCAAAGAGAACTTTAACCTCAATGTGGCGGATATGTTGTGCCACTATCAAGGGCCGGTACTCCTCATACGGAGGACCTTTGATGAAATCACCACTACTCAGTTCAACCTGGAGACCCACCTTCCCATGATCCAGACCAACAGAGCCAACGAGCTCCTCTTCCAGATCTTACGGTGCCGCTACCCTAACATCATATCCGGGGTGGAAGATGTGGTCCACCAGTTGCTCACTGCCGACTGCCCTCGCGTGGAACACTTCATCTACTACCATTTCTACCGGGTGGACGACAACTGGTGTATTGACCAGCTGAAGACCTACCTGTCCATCCTGGGAAGGAAAGCAGAGTTCCCGTGGAAAGTCGGGAGTGACTTAACGTCGGCGAGGAAGAAGCACATGGCTCTGTTCCTAGCCAAGAAACACCTGAAGAATGTGGACATCACACATGGGAGAACGTTGCCCCCGGAAGACTTTGAGCTGCCTTGGAAGCTCTAG